In the genome of Raphanus sativus cultivar WK10039 chromosome 4, ASM80110v3, whole genome shotgun sequence, one region contains:
- the LOC130511865 gene encoding suppressor of RPS4-RLD 1-like isoform X1 has product MLSLLILQKEIALYAASKANSEFFCFDIDGTWIQCSRGRLGYDFAIRTSCTPARWSDFNEEMTSAWEAFGNAYFGENYGSTDLDALETVRDVILRLTYHWYSFMLLARGTAVTDL; this is encoded by the exons ATGTTATCCCTTTTAATTCTGCAGAAAGAGATTGCCTTGTACGCAGCTTCCAAAGCTAATAGTGAGTTTTTCTGCTTTGATATTGATGGGACCTGGATCCAATGTTCAAG gGGAAGACTTGGGTATGATTTTGCAATTAGAACTTCATGTACACCTGCAAGGTGGAGTGATTTTAATGAAGAAATGACTTCAGCTTGGGAG GCTTTTGGCAATGCCTATTTTGGAGAGAACTACGGTTCTACTGACCTCGACGCTTTAGAAACAGTTAGAGACGTTATCTTACGCTTGACATATCACTG GTACAGTTTTATGTTGTTAGCTCGAGGGACTGCAGTAACGGATTTGTAG
- the LOC108854367 gene encoding BTB/POZ domain-containing protein NPY5, with protein sequence MKFMKLGSKPDSFQSEGDNVRYVSSDLATDVIVTIGDVKFYLHKFPLLSKSARLQKLIATTSSSSNEDDEIHQEEDEIVIPEIPGGPASFEICAKFCYGMTVTLNAYNVVAARCAAEFLEMHETIEKGNLVYKIEVFLNSSILQSWKDSIIVLQTTRALSPHAEELKLTGRCLDSIASRACIDTSRVEWSYTYSKKKNLDNGLRRPQAVPRDWWVEDLCDLHIDLYKRVIATIESRCKVSADVIGEALHAYATKRVPGFSKSSSSAQITDYAKYRALVGSIIELIPEEKRSVSSSFLTKLLRASIFLGCDEETGLKNRVGERLDEASLSDVMLYDVDLMQNLVEVFLNSRSGDDDVTGRASVAKLVDGYLAERSRDSEKLPLQKFLALAEMVSSFPRQSHDGVYRAIDMFLKEHPEISKSEKKRICKLMDCRKLSVEACAHAVQNERLPMRVVVQVLFFEQARANNNNNNGSSSTGNSTPEIVPASRSTNTEDETESWDAEDIKTLRGELASLRLAKNQQQQENNKGKLVKGGGLGVSRVFSKLWSGKERSGEMMSSSGTSSPGSVNDDSKSSSSTNKKH encoded by the exons ATGAAGTTCATGAAACTTGGATCCAAACCTGATTCATTTCAATCTGAAGGAGACAATGTTAG GTATGTATCAAGTGACTTAGCAACAGATGTTATTGTAACCATTGGCGATGTCAAGTTCTATCTTCACAAG TTTCCATTGCTGTCTAAGAGCGCGCGCTTACAGAAACTAATAGcaacaacatcatcatcatcaaatgaAGACGACGAGATTCATCAAGAAGAAGACGAGATTGTAATACCAGAGATCCCTGGCGGTCCTGCTTCATTTGAGATCTGTGCTAAGTTCTGTTACGGCATGACCGTCACGCTAAACGCTTACAACGTAGTCGCTGCTCGCTGCGCTGCAGAGTTTCTTGAGATGCACGAAACCATCGAAAAGGGGAATCTCGTTTACAAGATCGAAGTGTTCTTGAACTCGAGCATACTCCAGAGCTGGAAAGACTCCATCATCGTGCTTCAGACCACTAGAGCTCTGTCTCCACACGCTGAAGAACTGAAGCTAACAGGTCGCTGTCTTGATTCCATCGCCTCTAGAGCTTGCATCGATACTTCGAGAGTCGAATGGTCTTATACttacagcaagaagaagaatctTGACAATGGTCTGAGGAGACCACAAGCTGTTCCTAGAGACTGGTGGGTTGAGGATCTTTGTGATCTTCATATAGATTTGTATAAACGAGTGATCGCTACGATAGAATCGAGATGCAAAGTCTCAGCTGATGTTATCGGTGAAGCCCTACACGCTTATGCGACCAAAAGGGTTCCAGGGTTCAGCAAAAGCAGCAGCTCCGCGCAGATTACTGACTATGCTAAATACAGAGCTTTGGTTGGTTCCATCATTGAGCTGATCCCTGAGGAGAAACGTAGCGTTTCTTCCTCTTTCTTGACTAAGTTGCTGcgagcttccatctttcttggCTGTGATGAAGAAACAGGGCTAAAGAACAGAGTCGGCGAGCGGCTAGATGAGGCTAGCTTGAGTGATGTCATGCTCTATGATGTTGACTTGATGCAGAACTTAGTTGAGGTTTTCTTGAACTCTCGTTCGGGAGATGATGATGTAACCGGGAGAGCATCGGTTGCGAAGCTTGTTGACGGCTATTTAGCTGAGAGATCGAGGGATTCAGAGAAGTTGCCTCTTCAGAAGTTTCTAGCACTCGCGGAGATGGTCTCGAGCTTTCCAAGACAGTCTCATGACGGTGTTTACAGGGCCATCGACATGTTTCTTAAG GAACATCCAGAGATCAGCAAGAGCGAGAAGAAGAGAATTTGCAAGCTAATGGACTGTAGAAAGCTCTCGGTTGAAGCTTGCGCTCACGCTGTTCAGAACGAGAGGTTACCAATGCGTGTGGTGGTGCAAGTGCTCTTCTTTGAACAGGCAAGagctaacaacaacaacaacaacggtTCATCATCGACGGGGAACAGCACGCCAGAGATTGTTCCTGCTTCGAGGTCGACAAATACTGAAGATGAGACCGAGTCTTGGGACGCAGAGGATATAAAGACATTGAGGGGTGAGTTAGCAAGTCTAAGACTCGCAAAGAATCAGCAACAGCAGGAGAATAATAAAGGGAAGCTGGTGAAAGGTGGAGGGTTGGGAGTTTCTAGAGTGTTCTCTAAGCTATGGTCTGGTAAAGAGAGGAGTGGAGAGATGATGAGTAGCTCAGGGACTTCGAGTCCTGGTTCTGTTAATGATGACTCTAAGtcttcttcttccacaaacAAGAAGCATTAG
- the LOC130511865 gene encoding suppressor of RPS4-RLD 1-like isoform X3, which produces MLSLLILQKEIALYAASKANSEFFCFDIDGTWIQCSRGRLGYDFAIRTSCTPARWSDFNEEMTSAWEAFGNAYFGENYGSTDLDALETVRDVILRLTYHCLGYTLP; this is translated from the exons ATGTTATCCCTTTTAATTCTGCAGAAAGAGATTGCCTTGTACGCAGCTTCCAAAGCTAATAGTGAGTTTTTCTGCTTTGATATTGATGGGACCTGGATCCAATGTTCAAG gGGAAGACTTGGGTATGATTTTGCAATTAGAACTTCATGTACACCTGCAAGGTGGAGTGATTTTAATGAAGAAATGACTTCAGCTTGGGAG GCTTTTGGCAATGCCTATTTTGGAGAGAACTACGGTTCTACTGACCTCGACGCTTTAGAAACAGTTAGAGACGTTATCTTACGCTTGACATATCACTG TCTTGGTTATACCCTTCCCTGA
- the LOC108849908 gene encoding probable N-acetyltransferase HLS1 translates to MIVVREYDWSRDLAGVEDVERRCEVGPSGKLSLFTDLLGDPLCRIRHSPSFIMLVAEMGTEKKEIVGMIRGCIKTVTCGIKLDSNHKPQNDTVKPLYTKLAYVLGLRVSPSHRRQGIGLKLVKMMEEWFRQNGAEYSYIATENDNQASVNLFTGKCGYSEFRKPSILVNPVYAHRVNLSRRVTVIKLDPVDAESLYRLRFSTNEFFPRDIDSVLNNELSLGTFVAVPRGSCYGSGSGAWPGSAKFLEYPPESWAVLSVWNCKDSFRLEVRGASRLKRVVAKTTRVVDKTLPFLKLPSIPSVFKPFGLHFMYGIGGEGPQAAKMVKSLCGHAHNLAKDGGCSVLATEVAGEEPLRRGIPHWKVLSCDEDLWCIKRLGEDYSDGAVGDWTNSPPGASIFVDPREF, encoded by the exons atgatagTGGTTAGAGAATATGACTGGAGCAGAGACTTAGCCGGTGTGGAGGATGTGGAGCGACGGTGCGAGGTCGGACCAAGCGGCAAGCTTTCTCTCTTCACCGACCTGTTGGGTGACCCGCTTTGTAGGATCCGACATTCACCTTCCTTCATTATGTTG GTGGCTGAGATGGGTACGGAGAAGAAGGAGATAGTGGGCATGATTAGAGGTTGCATTAAAACCGTTACATGTGGCATAAAACTCGATTCAAATCATAAACCACAAAACGACACCGTTAAGCCTCTTTACACTAAACTCGCCTACGTTTTGGGCCTCCGTGTCTCTCCTTCTCACAG GAGGCAAGGGATAGGGCTTAAGCTCGTGAAGATGATGGAGGAATGGTTTAGGCAAAACGGCGCCGAATATTCATATATAGCAACTGAAAACGATAACCAAGCTTCGGTTAATCTTTTCACCGGGAAATGCGGTTACTCCGAGTTTCGTAAACCGTCTATCTTGGTCAACCCGGTTTACGCCCACAGAGTCAACTTATCGCGTCGTGTAACCGTCATTAAATTGGACCCGGTTGATGCAGAGTCTCTGTACCGTCTCCGGTTCAGCACTAACGAGTTTTTCCCGCGGGATATCGATTCGGTACTGAATAACGAACTCTCACTCGGGACTTTTGTGGCGGTGCCACGTGGAAGCTGTTACGGGTCGGGTTCAGGAGCATGGCCCGGTTCGGCTAAGTTCCTGGAGTACCCGCCCGAGTCATGGGCCGTGTTGAGCGTTTGGAACTGCAAAGACTCGTTTCGGCTAGAGGTTCGTGGCGCGTCGCGGCTGAAACGCGTAGTGGCTAAAACGACGCGTGTGGTTGATAAAACGCTGCCGTTTTTGAAACTCCCTTCGATACCGTCTGTTTTTAAACCGTTTGGGCTTCACTTTATGTACGGGATAGGTGGAGAAGGCCCACAAGCGGCGAAGATGGTGAAGTCATTGTGTGGTCACGCGCATAACCTGGCTAAGGATGGTGGTTGCAGCGTTTTGGCGACGGAAGTGGCCGGAGAAGAGCCGTTGCGGCGAGGGATACCGCACTGGAAAGTGTTGTCGTGCGACGAGGATCTATGGTGTATAAAACGGCTTGGGGAAGACTACAGTGATGGTGCTGTTGGTGACTGGACTAATTCACCACCTGGTGCCTCCATTTTTGTGGACCCTAGagagttttaa
- the LOC130511865 gene encoding suppressor of RPS4-RLD 1-like isoform X2, protein MKGKEIALYAASKANSEFFCFDIDGTWIQCSRGRLGYDFAIRTSCTPARWSDFNEEMTSAWEAFGNAYFGENYGSTDLDALETVRDVILRLTYHWYSFMLLARGTAVTDL, encoded by the exons ATGAAAGGG AAAGAGATTGCCTTGTACGCAGCTTCCAAAGCTAATAGTGAGTTTTTCTGCTTTGATATTGATGGGACCTGGATCCAATGTTCAAG gGGAAGACTTGGGTATGATTTTGCAATTAGAACTTCATGTACACCTGCAAGGTGGAGTGATTTTAATGAAGAAATGACTTCAGCTTGGGAG GCTTTTGGCAATGCCTATTTTGGAGAGAACTACGGTTCTACTGACCTCGACGCTTTAGAAACAGTTAGAGACGTTATCTTACGCTTGACATATCACTG GTACAGTTTTATGTTGTTAGCTCGAGGGACTGCAGTAACGGATTTGTAG
- the LOC108854023 gene encoding lysine-rich arabinogalactan protein 18 produces the protein MERNSLLTVALLCIVVAGVGGQSPASSPTKSPASPSAPTTSPAKPPAATSPSSPVAKTPASSPVEAPKSPAPVVSTPPPTPVPESSPPSPSPKASAPVSSPPAPAPEAITPPAPVAAPVAAPAADVPAPAPKKHKKTKKHQAPAPAPELDSPPAPPTEAPGPSSDASSPGPAASADDQSGAESTRVLRNVAVGAAATAWAVLVMAF, from the exons atggAACGTAACTCCCTCTTAACGGTTGCATTGCTCTGCATTGTCGTCGCCGGTGTCGGTGGCCAATCTCCTGCCTCCTCTCCTACTAAATCTCCCGCCTCTCCTTCTGCTCCAACTACTTCCCCTGCCAAGCCTCCCGCCGCTACTTCTCCCTCCTCTCCCGTGGCTAAAACGCCGGCTTCCTCACCAGTGGAAGCACCAAAATCTCCGGCTCCTGTAGTATCGACTCCACCGCCGACTCCAGTTCCCGAGAGCTCTCCTCCGTCTCCTTCACCAAAGGCTTCCGCTCCAGTTAGCTCTCCACCAGCTCCAGCACCAGAAGCAATTACTCCTCCGGCTCCGGTAGCCGCTCCAGTAGCCGCTCCGGCCGCTGATGTACCGGCTCCTGCTCCAAAAAAGCAtaagaagacgaagaagcatCAAGCACCGGCCCCAGCACCCGAACTTGACAGCCCACCTGCACCACCGACAGAAGCTCCTGGCCCTAGCTCCGACGCAAGCTCTCCCGGTCCAGCCGCATCCGCCGACGATCAG AGCGGAGCAGAGAGCACAAGAGTGTTGCGGAATGTAGCGGTTGGAGCGGCTGCAACCGCCTGGGCCGTTCTCGTTATGGCCTTTTAa
- the LOC130511965 gene encoding uncharacterized protein LOC130511965, with translation MDPQHTGDLMKHLEKQNELLKETQMTMSHELQKLMVEEEMMMHKLCELMVTHRKNLKEMKKTQNLLQGKETVESSVVTVEAQQRPPIIYQYSRRKSKAQQETVQVSK, from the exons ATGGACCCTCAACATACCGGTGATTTGATGAA GCATTTGGAGAAGCAGAATGAATTACTCAAGGAAACTCAGATGACCATGTCACATGAACTCCAAAAACTCATG gtggaagaagagatgatgatGCATAAACTCTGTGAGCTAATGGTTACTCATCGTAAAAACTTGAAG gAAATGAAGAAAACTCAGAATCTGTTGCAAGGAAAAGAAACAGTTGAATCTTCTGTTGTTACAGTTGAGGCCCAACAACGCCCACCCATCATATACCAATACAGCAGGAGGAAGAGTAAGGCCCAGCAAGAAACGGTTCAGGTCTCCAAGTGA
- the LOC108853367 gene encoding defensin-like protein 182, protein MKRKTPVVLLVSLLIMFASVVNQTRANTCTDGLGTCENCDQRCKAKHGPSSESNCDHSLVMPLCLCYYQCAGPTPTPTPTPPKICNGGAGICSRSCPETCCNTNCAQKFNGGHGFCSTLGNFNLCQCQYPC, encoded by the exons ATGAAGAGGAAAACTCCAGTTGTATTACTCGTTAGCTTACTTATCATGTTTGCATCAG TTGTGAATCAGACCAGAGCAAACACCTGTACCGATGGACTAGGCACTTGTGAAAACTGTGACCAGAGATGCAAGGCCAAACACGGGCCATCAAGTGAAAGCAACTGTGACCACTCTCTTGTGATGCCTCTGTGCCTATGCTACTATCAATGTGCAGGTCCGACACCGACACCGACTCCGACTCCACCCAAGATTTGCAATGGTGGAGCTGGTATATGTAGTAGAAGCTGTCCCGAAACTTGTTGTAATACTAACTGCGCACAAAAGTTTAATGGTGGACATGGATTTTGTAGCACCCTCGGTAATTTTAACTTGTGCCAATGTCAATACCCTTGTTAA
- the LOC130511866 gene encoding probable esterase KAI2, whose translation MGGVVEEAHNVKVIGSGNQGTIVLGHGFGTDQSVWKHLVPHLVDDYRIVLYDNMGAGTTNPEYFDFERYSTLEGFSFDLIAILEDLQIESCIFVGHSLSAMVGVLASLNRPDLFSKIVMISASPRYVNDADYQGGFEQDELNQLFEAMRSNYKAWCLGFAPLAVGGDLDSVAVQEFSRTLFNMRPDIALSLAQTIFQSDMRQLLPFVSVPCHIVQSVKDLAVPVAVSEYLHKNLGCESVVEVMSSDGHLPQLSSPDSVIPVLLRHIRNDIAV comes from the exons atgggggGTGTGGTGGAGGAAGCTCACAACGTGAAGGTGATTGGCTCAGGAAATCAAGGGACGATCGTATTAGGTCACGGGTTTGGCACGGACCAGTCAGTGTGGAAACACTTGGTTCCACATCTGGTCGATGATTACCGCATCGTGCTCTACGACAACATGGGAGCCGGTACGACCAATCCTGAATATTTCGACTTTGAACGTTACTCAACTCTCGAAGgtttctcttttgatttgattgcaATTTTAGAGGATCTTCAAATCGAGTCTTGTATCTTTGTTGGTCACTCTCTATCCGCCATGGTTGGTGTCTTGGCTTCTCTTAACCGACCTGACCTCTTCTCCAAAATTGTCATGATTTCTGCTTCCCCACG ATACGTGAACGATGCTG ATTACCAAGGTGGGTTCGAGCAAGACGAACTAAACCAACTTTTTGAAGCGATGCGAAGCAACTACAAAGCGTGGTGCTTAGGTTTCGCTCCACTCGCGGTAGGTGGAGACTTAGACTCAGTAGCCGTTCAAGAATTCAGCAGAACGCTCTTCAACATGCGTCCGGACATAGCACTCTCCCTGGCTCAGACCATTTTCCAAAGCGACATGAGACAATTGTTACCTTTTGTCTCTGTCCCTTGTCACATCGTCCAAAGCGTTAAAGATTTAGCCGTGCCGGTCGCCGTATCCGAGTATCTTCACAAGAATCTCGGATGTGAATCTGTCGTCGAGGTTATGTCTTCAGATGGTCACCTTCCTCAGCTTAGCTCGCCGGACTCTGTTATTCCCGTTCTACTCCGTCATATCCGCAACGACATTGCTGTATGA
- the LOC108848272 gene encoding BTB/POZ and TAZ domain-containing protein 5 produces the protein MENINVYSPECSPENVSPPPPPPPVKSNSGTKLKKSTVQKCGSFASKATRDAWDRMFDEAHGADVLIHTDNNGLIYAHSNVIGMASDVIRGLMKQDKRKPHRKSISILGVPHDAVRVFIRFLYSSCYEKQDMEDLAIHLLVLSHVYVVPHLKRVCESHFENTLLNKENVIDVFQLALLCDAPRLALLCHRMILNSFEEVSTSEGWQAMKQSHPSLQKELLRSVSYELDVKKQRSRKQKEIQTYTQLYDAMEAFVHICRDGCREIGPTKVENPHVSCGFQACDGLEKLLKHMAGCKLRSIPGGCSRCKRMWQLLELHSRICVDSEQCRVPLCGDFKERMKKQSRKDEKRWKLLVKNVLSTKRIGGSPYFLQAIDVTL, from the exons ATGGAGAACATCAACGTTTATTCACCGGAATGTTCACCGGAAAACgtctcaccaccaccaccacctcctccggTAAAATCAAACTCCGGTACGAAGTTGAAGAAGTCAACGGTACAAAAATGCGGTAGCTTCGCTTCTAAAGCTACAAGAGATGCATGGGATCGTATGTTCGACGAAGCTCATGGAGCTGATGTCTTGATCCACACGGATAATAATGGCTTGATCTACGCGCATTCCAACGTCATC GGAATGGCCTCAGATGTAATAAGAGGATTGATGAAGCAAGACAAGAGAAAACCTCATCGCAAATCAATCTCAATACTCGGCGTTCCTCACGATGCTGTTCGCGTTTTCATTCGATTTTTATACTCTTCTTG CTACGAGAAACAAGACATGGAAGACTTGGCGATACATCTTCTTGTACTATCACACGTCTACGTGGTTCCGCATCTGAAACGAGTATGCGAGTCACACTTCGAAAACACTCTGCTCAACAAAGAGAATGTGATCGATGTGTTTCAGCTAGCTCTTCTCTGCGACGCTCCTCGTCTCGCTCTTCTCTGCCACAGAATGATACTAAATAGCTTCGAAGAAGTTTCTACTTCCGAAGGATGGCAAGCCATGAAACAAAGCCACCCTAGTCTCCAGAAAGAGCTCTTACGCTCTGTCTCCTACGAGCTTGATGTAAAGAAGCAAAGAAGCAGGAAACAGAAAGAGATTCAGACATACACTCAGCTGTACGATGCAATGGAAGCTTTTGTCCACATATGTAGAGACGGATGCAGAGAGATCGGTCCAACAAAGGTCGAAAACCCTCACGTCTCTTGCGGGTTTCAAGCGTGCGACGGTCTGGAGAAGCTGTTGAAACATATGGCCGGATGCAAGCTGAGATCAATCCCTGGTGGTTGCAGCCGTTGCAAGAGAATGTGGCAGCTTCTTGAGCTTCACTCGCGTATCTGCGTCGACTCGGAGCAGTGCAGAGTCCCTCTCTGCGGTGACTTCAAGGAGAGGATGAAGAAACAGAGCAGGAAAGATGAGAAACGATGGAAACTTTTGGTGAAGAATGTTTTGAGCACCAAGAGAATTGGAGGGTCTCCATACTTTTTGCAGGCTATTGATGTTACTCTatga